Within Thermostichus vulcanus str. 'Rupite', the genomic segment ACTCAGCCAGTTGCAAGGCCAACCCACTGCTGCCCCTACCCTGCCGACCGTTGATATTGGGCCCATCTTGGGACAGATCGACAGCCAGAAACAAGCCCTCCTGCAGGAACAGAGTCGTTTGCAAACCCTCATTCAGCAACTGGAATCGTCTCTGCAACCTCAACAGGAGAATCTGGCTCGCCAACGGCAAGAGCTGGAGCAGCAATGGCGACAACTGGAGGAAGAAGAGGGATCCCTGCGGGTACGCACACAGGCGATGGCAGAAACCTGGGGGCGACTCAATCATCTGCAGGCTAGCCTCTACCCCGAGCGGGATCTGTGGGCGGATTTGGGGGCACAACTGGCACAACTGGAAACGGATTGGAGTCGACACCAGCAGGAAACCTCCACAGCCCGCACCCATGTGGAGCAGGTGCAATCTCTCTTGGCCACCCTTGCCCAAGCGTGATTGAAAGCCTGATCCAGCCTATCCAGTTAAATCGCCTCCTGCTTCTCCGTGGATCCGCGACCTCATCAAGGGGGAGGACAAATCTGGTAAAATTCGGTAGCACTTTGCGGTCATCAAGACCCCAATCCGTTCGGGTTGAGGGGACTTAAAAGTCATTTCGATCCGGTTCTTTCCTCGGGCCGCCAAGGGTATTCCAGTGTGAGGTCAGCTTGTGCGAATTGCAGTTGATGCGATGGGGGGTGACTATGCTCCCGAAGAGATCATCAAGGGTGCCCTGCTGGCCCATCGACAGCTTCAGGTTGAGATCGCACTAGTCGGTCGTCCAGAATCCCTACAACCTTTCTTGCCGCAGCCGTTGCCGTCGGGGATCACGATTGTGCCTGCCGAAGAGGATGTGGGTATGGCGGAAGAACCCCTGATGGTGCGTAAAAAGCCCAAGGCTTCCATCAATGTGTCGATGCAGCAGGTGCGGGCCAAGCAGGCAGATGCGGTGGTGGCAGCCGGAAACACAGGTGCAGCCATGGCCGCTGCTCATCTGGGTTTGGGGCGGTTAGCGGGGATTGATCGTCCCGCCATCGGCGCTCTTTTGCCCACCCTGAAAGGTAAGCCGGTTCTGCTGTTGGATGTGGGGGCCAATGTCGATTGTCGGCCTCGCTTTTTGGAGCAGTTTGCCCGCATGGGATCCCTCTATTGCCAGTGTGTGATGGGCATCGATCATCCGCGGGTCGGCCTGCTCAACATTGGCGAAGAACCCAACAAGGGTAATGATTTAGCGGTTGCCACTCATCAACGTCTTGCGGAATTAAAGGGGATCCGCTTCACCGGCAATGCTGAGGGGCGGGATGTGCTGACGGGGGAGTTCGATGTTGTGGTCTGTGATGGGTTTGTGGGCAATGCCCTGCTCAAGTTTGCCGAAAGTGTCGGTCAGGTGATTACCCAGGTGTTGCGGGAGGAGCTACCGCGCGGTTGGCGGGGCAAGATTGGCACCTGGCTGCTCAAACCCAATCTCAAGCGGGTAAAGCGGCGCATGGATTACGTGGAGTATGGGGGTGCTTTGTTGTTGGGGGTGAACGGGATTTGTGTGATCACCCATGGCAGCTCCAAAGAAGCCATGGTCTATCATGCGATTCGGCTGGCCAAAGAAGCGGCTGAACAGAAAGTCTTGGAACGGTTACGGACAGAAATGGCAGACAACACCGACTCAAACTCTAACTCGAGGCTGAGGTCTCGACCCGTTGAGAGCAGCGAGGTGCAATCTCCCGACCTAAACCCAGAAGTCTTGCCCTTTCGACCGTTGGATCGGGTGGAAGGATAGAGCCGATGCCCAACAATAGCCTCCCAACAGTGCGGTTGGTGGGGATTGGTGCCGCCCTACCGGATCCCTGTCTGCACAATGACGATTTGAGCCACATCGTCGAGACTTCGGATGAATGGATTTGGCCCCGGACTGGCATTCGGGAACGACGGATTCTGCCACCGCAACTCAGCGTGGTGGATCTGGCATATCAGGCGGCAACCGCAGCGCTTGCCCAGGCCCAGGTACACCCCCAAGACTTGGATCTGATTCTGTTGGCCACCTCCACCAGTGCCGACCGCTTCGGGTCTGCGCCCCAGGTGCAAGCGGCTCTTGGGGCCACACGGGCTGTTGCTTTTGATCTGACAGCGGCTTGCACAGGGTTTGTCTTTGCCGTGGCCACGGCAACCCAATTTTTGCAAACCGGGCTGTACCGACGGGCTTTGGTGGTGGCGGCGGATGTGCTTTCCCGCACGGTGGATTGGACGGATCGCACCACCTGTGTGTTGTTTGGGGATGGGGCCGGTGCTGTCCTTTTGGAGGCGGATCCTGCGGCAGCAGCAGATCCGTTGCAGTCTGGCCAACACGGGATTTTGGGCATTGAGTTACGCAGCGATGGTACCGGTAGTGAGCTGCTCAGCTTGCGCATGGAAACGGAAGCCAGATCCCTAGTGGGATCCCTGCAGGTGGGGCAATACCGCTGTCGCCCCATCACCATGAATGGGCGGGAGGTGTACAAGTTTGCCGTCCATGCCGTGCCGGAGGTCATCGAAAAGTCCCTCTTCCGGGCCGGGATCCCAGCAGAAGCGGTGCAGGGGTACTTTGTTCACCAGGCCAACCAGCGCATTCTCGATGCCATTGCCAAACGCCTGCAGGTGGATCCGGCTCGCATAGCCAGTGTGTTGGAGCACTACGGCAATACCTCCGGGGCCTCGGTGCCCATCGCTTTGGCGGATTGGGTGGAAAAGGGGCGC encodes:
- the plsX gene encoding phosphate acyltransferase PlsX, which translates into the protein MRIAVDAMGGDYAPEEIIKGALLAHRQLQVEIALVGRPESLQPFLPQPLPSGITIVPAEEDVGMAEEPLMVRKKPKASINVSMQQVRAKQADAVVAAGNTGAAMAAAHLGLGRLAGIDRPAIGALLPTLKGKPVLLLDVGANVDCRPRFLEQFARMGSLYCQCVMGIDHPRVGLLNIGEEPNKGNDLAVATHQRLAELKGIRFTGNAEGRDVLTGEFDVVVCDGFVGNALLKFAESVGQVITQVLREELPRGWRGKIGTWLLKPNLKRVKRRMDYVEYGGALLLGVNGICVITHGSSKEAMVYHAIRLAKEAAEQKVLERLRTEMADNTDSNSNSRLRSRPVESSEVQSPDLNPEVLPFRPLDRVEG
- a CDS encoding beta-ketoacyl-ACP synthase III, whose protein sequence is MPNNSLPTVRLVGIGAALPDPCLHNDDLSHIVETSDEWIWPRTGIRERRILPPQLSVVDLAYQAATAALAQAQVHPQDLDLILLATSTSADRFGSAPQVQAALGATRAVAFDLTAACTGFVFAVATATQFLQTGLYRRALVVAADVLSRTVDWTDRTTCVLFGDGAGAVLLEADPAAAADPLQSGQHGILGIELRSDGTGSELLSLRMETEARSLVGSLQVGQYRCRPITMNGREVYKFAVHAVPEVIEKSLFRAGIPAEAVQGYFVHQANQRILDAIAKRLQVDPARIASVLEHYGNTSGASVPIALADWVEKGRFGPGDLGVMVGFGAGLTWGSIVFRWGK